In Brettanomyces bruxellensis chromosome 8, complete sequence, a genomic segment contains:
- a CDS encoding uncharacterized protein (BUSCO:EOG09264A2D), producing MVNILSSLGSSLCKKASGVGCIKQIRTIATMGELHPPKGSISNQKRVGRGAGSGYGKTSGRGQKGQKARGTVKNWFEGGQTPIFRIYPKRGFYRHQKLDLNEVSLAKIEQFYKQGKISLQEGEVLDMKKMKECGLVSGTMKDGIAIVGTGSRYYTLNIPIEATKASKSAIKIIEKSGGKFTSKFYSRYLGFRAHHSPDWFMRKRGYIPLQAKPIARRDVSFYSDSERNGYLSGSAYVDQIEVGSKGKTKNKVVKKSEIEKELEQFGKIDAAGKDGGYAGFSGNRIVKFSDLQA from the coding sequence ATGGTCAACATACTGTCATCTTTAGGGAGCAGCCTTTGCAAAAAAGCTAGTGGTGTTGGCTgcataaaacaaataagaACTATTGCTACAATGGGCGAACTTCATCCACCAAAAGGATCGATTTCGAACCAAAAGAGGGTGGGAAGAGGTGCCGGATCGGGATACGGTAAGACCTCCGGAAGAGGTCAGAAAGGTCAGAAGGCAAGGGGAACAGTTAAGAACTGGTTTGAAGGTGGACAAACACCAATTTTCAGAATATATCCTAAGAGAGGATTCTACAGGCACCAAAAGCTAGATTTGAACGAGGTGTCGTTGGCGAAAATCGAGCAGTTTTATAAGCAGGGAAAAATCAGCTTACAGGAAGGTGAGGTGTTGGacatgaagaagatgaaggagTGTGGATTGGTCTCAGGAACGATGAAAGATGGAATTGCCATTGTGGGGACAGGCTCAAGATATTACACTTTAAATATCCCAATAGAGGCCACAAAGGCGTCTAAAAGTGCAATCAAGATTATTGAAAAGAGCGGTGGAAAGTTCACTTCGAAGTTCTACTCGAGATATTTGGGATTTAGGGCTCATCATTCTCCAGATTGGTTTATGAGGAAAAGAGGATATATCCCACTACAGGCGAAGCCAATTGCCAGAAGGGACGTTTCCTTCTACTCCGATTCAGAGAGAAACGGATATCTTTCTGGTTCCGCTTACGTTGATCAGATCGAGGTTGGCAGCAAGGGTAAGACTAAGAACAAAGTTGTGaaaaaatcagaaataGAGAAGGAGCTGGAGCAATTCGGCAAGATAGATGCCGCAGGCAAGGACGGTGGATATGCCGGGTTCTCGGGCAACCGGATAGTCAAATTCAGTGACTTACAGGCCTAG
- the RHO3 gene encoding Rho GTPase (BUSCO:EOG09264YNR), producing MVLCGGSSKPIQRKIVILGDGACGKTSLLNVFTRGYFPHVYEPTVFENYMHDIFIDGKQVQLSLWDTAGQEEFDKLRSLSYNDTDCVILCFSVDSPDSLQNVKNKWVNEVLEHCEGIQMVLVALKADLRQTEDEDRSTAGINSPMDAQQQQFGTSAYNSEGMLKKLVSYEEGLAMAKKIGAVRYLECSSIKKRGVNEVFTEAARVALASKSKADEEQSSSGGCVIM from the coding sequence ATGGTTCTTTGTGGTGGTTCATCAAAGCCAATCCAGCGGAAAATTGTCATTCTAGGTGATGGTGCATGTGGTAAGACATCACTTCTAAACGTGTTCACAAGGGGATATTTCCCACATGTTTATGAGCCAACGGTTTTTGAGAATTACATGCATGATATTTTCATAGATGGAAAGCAGGTTCAACTCTCGCTTTGGGATACTGCAGGTcaagaagaatttgataAGTTAAGATCGCTATCCTATAATGATACCGATTGTGTGATCCTCTGTTTCTCTGTTGATTCCCCAGACTCGCTTCAAAACGTCAAAAACAAGTGGGTGAACGAAGTTTTGGAACATTGCGAAGGTATTCAGATGGTTCTTGTGGCATTAAAGGCTGATTTAAGGCAAACTGAGGATGAAGACAGATCTACAGCAGGAATTAACAGCCCGATGGATGCCCAGCAACAGCAATTTGGTACCAGTGCATATAACAGCGAGGGTATGCTTAAGAAGCTCGTGTCATATGAGGAAGGTTTAGCAATGGCCAAGAAAATTGGAGCTGTGAGGTATTTGGAGTGCTCCTCTATTAAGAAGAGAGGTGTCAATGAAGTTTTCACAGAGGCTGCTAGAGTTGCTCTTGCGTCAAAATCTAAAGCTGATGAAGAGCAGTCTAGTTCCGGCGGTTGTGTGATTATGTGA
- a CDS encoding uncharacterized protein (BUSCO:EOG09264BIX), whose product MSFLRYRRATVIAYSFFKRCYARPVEVRFVQSNAKQQNDVLERYKEKLERKAKEQGLKDLSELKTKMKNEIDKKKREFSKVDPLEELQDFEKAQKLKAVLEGKKGPKKDLGEINPGIPKRPYKTLDDYVKLDLFKNLPPTQIGLVWRARFQTKERTLCAVVDSSSYDKMYHYAINNPRFILPLPKEDAQVEKAKDHNSSNNGRTPVEMHFIQWAPVGKDTLHLMITSLAAFKLHKEYTKPHTTVSFHSELKDSKGLVLMNGQVDKEAAVSLKDVRLLLLNLQRFYGAMGDSTDISQQRIKLVHDFNQGSGEFDIEKFLELSESMEN is encoded by the coding sequence ATGAGTTTTCTTAGATATAGAAGGGCTACCGTAATTGCatattccttttttaaAAGATGTTATGCACGTCCAGTTGAAGTTCGGTTTGTCCAATCAAATGCCAAACAGCAAAATGATGTTCTTGAAAGATACAAGGAAAAGTTAGAGAGAAAGGCTAAAGAGCAGGGTCTCAAAGATCTGAGCGaattgaaaacaaagatgaaaaacgagattgataagaaaaaaCGGGAATTTAGCAAGGTTGATCCGCTTGAGGAATTGcaagattttgaaaaagcgCAGAAGCTGAAAGCTGTGCttgaaggaaagaaaggcccaaaaaaagatcttGGTGAGATCAATCCAGGTATACCAAAACGGCCATATAAGACTCTTGATGATTATGTGAAGCTTGATCTATTCAAAAATCTTCCTCCAACCCAGATCGGGTTGGTTTGGAGAGCCAGGTTTCAAACGAAAGAGCGTACACTATGTGCAGTTGTTGATAGTAGCAGCTACGACAAAATGTATCACTATGCCATAAACAATCCAAGATTTATTCTTCCACTTCCGAAGGAAGATGCACAGGTGGAAAAAGCGAAAGACCACAACTCCAGTAATAATGGTCGTACACCTGTGGAGATGCATTTTATTCAATGGGCACCTGTTGGAAAAGACACTCTTCACTTGATGATTACATCTTTGGCAGCATTCAAATTACACAAAGAATACACAAAGCCACATACAACGGTTTCTTTCCACAGTGAACTAAAAGATTCGAAGGGATTAGTTTTGATGAATGGTCAAGTAGATAAAGAAGCAGCTGTAAGTTTAAAGGATGTCCGATTGCTTCTGTTGAATCTACAAAGATTTTATGGTGCTATGGGAGATTCCACTGATATAAGCCAGCAAAGAATCAAGTTAGTTCACGATTTCAACCAGGGGTCGGGTGaatttgatattgaaaagttcTTAGAGCTTTCTGAGTCTATGGAGAATTGA
- a CDS encoding uncharacterized protein (SECRETED:SignalP(1-18)), with translation MKFSSVVLCSVLVQLASAAPVFVTDFVTQMVTVTVMAHQDVSTTTTTTSPASTTTSSSASTVVTTSSTVWSDATTSTSTFQDLTTSSSSYTPATSKGNAATTLSTIITSSAAPTTSSATTTSSTAATSSSSSSSSVSTFQQTMIDTHNAKRALHQAGDLTWDSTLESYAQDYADKYDCSGTLTHSGGPYGENLAVGYSSDGAVEAWYDEGNDYDYSSCSTYDHFTQVVWKSTTKLGCGIKHCGGSVGDYIICSYNPAGNYIGECTENVLP, from the coding sequence ATGAAGTTTTCATCTGTGGTCCTATGCTCTGTTTTGGTCCAGTTAGCCAGTGCTGCACCAGTGTTCGTGACCGATTTTGTCACTCAAATGGTTACCGTGACTGTCATGGCTCACCAGGATGTTAGTACTACAACTACCACCACTAGTCCTGCATCAACTACTACTTCTAGTTCTGCTAGTACTGTCGTTACTACTAGCTCAACTGTATGGTCCGATGCCACCACTTCGACCTCAACTTTCCAGGATTTGACcacttcatcatcctcatatACCCCAGCTACATCGAAAGGAAATGCAGCCACCACTTTATCTACAATCATTACTTCTTCTGCAGCACCAACCACCTCTTCTGCCACAACCACTTCTTCTACAGCTGCCACTTCCTCATCCTCGTCTTCTTCCTCAGTCTCGACTTTCCAGCAGACCATGATAGACACACACAATGCTAAAAGAGCCCTTCACCAAGCTGGTGATCTCACATGGGATAGCACACTCGAGAGCTATGCCCAGGACTATGCCGACAAGTATGACTGTTCAGGCACCTTGACCCACTCCGGTGGTCCTTACGGTGAGAATTTAGCAGTTGGTTATTCTTCAGATGGTGCTGTTGAAGCTTGGTATGATGAAGGTAACGATTATGATTACTCTTCATGTTCTACATACGATCATTTCACACAGGTCGTTTGGAAGTCAACCACCAAACTCGGATGCGGTATCAAGCACTGTGGTGGATCCGTTGGTGATTACATCATCTGCTCTTACAATCCTGCCGGAAACTACATCGGTGAGTGCACTGAGAACGTTTTGCCATGA
- the MET14 gene encoding Adenylyl-sulfate kinase gives MATNITWHGNITHEERATLIKKNGITLWLTGLSASGKSTIACALETYLLQQGVQAYRLDGDNIRFGLNKDLGFSEKDRNENIRRISEVAKLFADSCTVALTSFISPYRKDRDAARKLHDDAKLPFIEVFVDAPLEVVEKRDPKGLYKKAREGIIKNFTGISDPYEAPLKPEIHLHTDKQTVEECVQVIVKYLQEKKFI, from the coding sequence ATGGCTACCAATATTACTTGGCACGGAAATATTACTCATGAGGAGAGGGCTACACTTATTAAGAAGAATGGTATAACATTATGGCTCACTGGACTAAGTGCTTCGGGAAAGAGTACAATTGCTTGTGCTTTAGAAACATACTTACTTCAACAGGGAGTCCAGGCATATAGACTTGACGGCGATAACATTCGTTTCGGCTTGAATAAAGATTTAGGTTTTTCAGAGAAAGACAGAAATGAAAACATTAGAAGAATATCTGAAGTGGCTAAGCTATTTGCCGATTCCTGTACTGTTGCTCTGACATCTTTCATATCTCCGTATAGGAAGGACAGGGATGCAGCAAGAAAACTTCACGATGATGCTAAATTACCATTCATCGAAGTTTTTGTAGACGCACCACTCGAAGTTGTTGAGAAGAGAGATCCGAAAGGTTTATATAAAAAGGCAAGAGAAGGAATTATTAAGAACTTCACGGGTATAAGCGATCCATACGAGGCCCCATTAAAGCCGGAAATTCATCTTCATACCGACAAGCAAACAGTCGAGGAGTGCGTCCAAGTGATTGTGAAGTACCtacaggaaaagaaatttatttga
- a CDS encoding uncharacterized protein (BUSCO:EOG092641G3), producing the protein MDVQRQKLIVSIIHICFLCGYWVLIFATLIEKAKNRAKALQKIRERQNRIRQSASGRTNSVSKHAVDERSKKSDIHDDKQKVQPLTAIQRAIIQRNRENAIKRREKREMKVIQNHRNAANAASTMESISFAEKSTNRSRENKSNKLDTLSPKKPDILDKVRFFKGEKSIQDSNVSPRKKGQYIRPSIRKSDYIEYDFSTMKDTFGGFLSEDAEGKDVEKEEKSLDDWKKAQEEKEALNPLGPAPPPLDIANAPMCRECGSIDVDKKLFEVFKCRVCRKCEEKIPEKYSLLTKTECKEDYFLTEPELADTSLFHRIVKENPHSGTFSKMQLFLRYQVEEYAFKKWGGEEKLDKEWLRREAMRKARKEKKFNSKLSQMRRKLRAEELTRKFREAKGSKHVHDWSAPIQADNDNPHIYKRRCMECGMEVEEIQL; encoded by the coding sequence ATGGATGTTCAACGTCAGAAACTAATTGTAAGTATTATACATATATGTTTCCTTTGTGGCTATTGGGTACTAATATTTGCCACTCTTATTGAAAAGGCCAAGAATCGGGCAAAAGCTTTACAGAAAATACGAGAACGTCAAAATAGGATTCGACAGTCCGCAAGTGGTAGAACTAATAGTGTCTCAAAGCATGCGGTAGATGAACGgtcaaagaaaagtgaTATACATGATGATAAACAAAAAGTGCAACCTCTAACCGCAATTCAACGAGCAATTATACAGCGAAATAGGGAGAATGCCATTAAAAGAcgggaaaaaagagagatgaAGGTCATCCAAAACCATAGAAATGCAGCAAATGCCGCTTCTACAATGGAAAGCATTTCATTTGCCGAAAAATCTACAAATCGTAGTAGAGAAAATAAGTCAAATAAATTAGATACGTTGAGTCCCAAGAAACCGGATATTTTGGACAAAGTCAGATTCTttaaaggtgaaaaaagcattcaaGATAGTAATGTTTCACCCCGAAAGAAGGGTCAGTACATAAGGCCATCAATTCGTAAGTCAGATTATATTGAATAtgatttttcaacaatGAAGGACACGTTTGGAGGCTTTCTGTCAGAGGATGCCGAAGGGAAAGACgttgaaaaggaagagaaaagctTAGATGATTGGAAGAAAGCACaagaggagaaggaggcGTTAAATCCGTTAGGCCCTGCACCACCACCACTAGATATAGCTAACGCTCCAATGTGTCGTGAGTGTGGATCCATAGACGTTGATAAGAaactttttgaagtgttCAAATGCCGCGTCTGTCGGAAATGTGAAGAGAAGATACCAGAGAAGTATTCATTGTTGACCAAGACGGAATGTAAAGAGGATTATTTCTTAACAGAGCCGGAACTAGCAGACACATCCCTTTTTCATCGAATTGTTAAGGAAAACCCACATAGTGGtacattttccaaaatgcaGTTGTTTCTAAGGTatcaagttgaagaatATGCGTTCAAAAAATGGGGCGGCGAAGAAAAGTTGGATAAAGAATGGCTTCGACGTGAAGCCATGAGGAAAGcgagaaaggaaaaaaagtttaataGTAAACTTAGTCAGATGCGGCGGAAACTTCGTGCTGAAGAGTTAACTCGGAAGTTTAGGGAAGCGAAAGGTTCGAAGCATGTGCATGATTGGAGTGCACCTATTCAAGCTGATAACGATAATCCTCATATTTATAAGCGGCGTTGTATGGAATGTGGAATGGAAGTTGAGGAGATTCAGCTGTGA
- the FZR1 gene encoding Fizzy- protein, protein MDSSDDDFPTTPTHRGVSHNSEPLRNPLFQGSPSKKSRRRKIIYSDRYIPARSGINLQAAFTLGHDPTSSPFRSSTRVGVLDMPDTVDESTVDASTSEFEPGDNDNNSMKAREANRAFDAVLKTELFGSNTTGTGSTQPTPPASTHDSVSLHTSPERAHTNSNNSPGQRTVNSFVPHTPRQNRNIFTYQSASPSHRSASSLAVDNEMYSLSPVGHDSERILLSPQHRPRAISKVPYRVLDAPELADDFYLNLVDWGSQDILGVGLGSCVYLWDASTGSVNRLCDLGPSDSVTSVSWIGAGTHLAVGTNSGLVEIWDASACKCTRTMTGHTARCSSLSWNRHILTSGSRDRNILHRDVREPAHYMKRLEYHKQEVCGLKWNVDEDKLASGGNDNKLFVWDGLESRPLYQFTEHKAAVKAIAWSPHQRGLLASGGGTADRKIKIWNTITGLKIHDVDTGSQVCNLAWSKTSNELVSTHGYSRNQIVIWKYSTMQQMASLTGHTYRVLYLAMSPDGQTIVTGAGDETLRFWNVFEKAKSNNGPSSVLLDAFNQLR, encoded by the coding sequence ATGGATAGCTCAGATGACGACTTTCCTACAACACCCACACATAGAGGAGTGTCGCACAATAGTGAACCTTTAAGAAATCCGCTATTTCAAGGATCACCCTCCAAAAAATCacgaagaagaaagatcatATATAGTGATCGATACATCCCAGCAAGATCAGGGATTAACCTTCAGGCGGCATTTACCTTAGGTCATGATCCAACTTCAAGCCCATTTAGGAGTTCGACTCGAGTTGGTGTACTAGATATGCCTGATACCGTTGATGAATCAACTGTTGATGCTTCTACCTCAGAATTTGAACCCGGGGACAACGATAATAACTCCATGAAAGCAAGAGAAGCAAATAGGGCATTCGATGCTGTTCTTAAAACTGAATTGTTTGGATCAAACACTACTGGAACTGGATCTACACAGCCAACACCACCTGCATCAACACATGATTCGGTTTCTTTGCATACATCTCCCGAAAGAGCTCACACAAATAGCAATAATTCACCAGGTCAGCGAACGGTAAATTCATTTGTCCCGCATACACCCAGACAAAATAGAAACATATTTACGTATCAGTCAGCTTCGCCATCACATAGATCAGCTTCTTCACTTGCTGTGGATAATGAAATGTATTCATTGAGTCCAGTGGGGCACGACAGTGAGAGAATTCTTCTGTCCCCACAACACAGACCACGAGCAATCTCGAAAGTGCCGTATCGTGTTTTGGATGCACCGGAATTGGCCGATGATTTTTATCTCAATCTGGTTGACTGGGGTTCACAGGATATTCTTGGAGTCGGACTTGGATCGTGTGTTTATTTATGGGACGCCTCGACTGGCTCTGTAAACAGACTTTGCGATTTGGGTCCATCCGATTCGGTTACAAGTGTTTCATGGATAGGAGCAGGCACACATTTGGCTGTGGGTACAAACTCGGGTCTTGTAGAAATATGGGATGCATCTGCGTGTAAATGCACAAGGACGATGACTGGACACACTGCTCGATGctcttctttatcttgGAATAGGCATATCTTAACTTCTGGTTCTCGGGATAGAAATATTCTACACAGGGATGTCCGCGAGCCCGCACATTACATGAAAAGACTCGAATATCACAAGCAGGAAGTGTGTGGACTCAAATGGAACGTGGATGAGGATAAACTTGCTTCAGGTGGAAACGATAATAAACTTTTTGTTTGGGACGGGCTGGAAAGTCGTCCATTGTATCAATTTACGGAGCATAAAGCTGCTGTTAAGGCGATTGCATGGTCTCCACATCAACGGGGGCTTTTGGCATCTGGAGGAGGAACAGCAGAccgaaaaataaaaatttggaatACCATAACAGGGTTGAAAATACATGATGTTGATACAGGATCACAGGTTTGTAATTTGGCCTGGTCTAAGACCAGTAATGAACTTGTTTCAACGCATGGCTATTCCAGAAACCAGATAGTGATTTGGAAGTATAGTACCATGCAGCAGATGGCATCTTTGACCGGGCATACTTATAGAGTGCTTTATTTGGCAATGTCCCCAGATGGTCAGACTATCGTGACTGGAGCTGGAGATGAAACCTTAAGATTTTGGAATGTCTTCGAAAAGGCAAAGAGTAATAATGGGCCATCTTCCGTATTACTGGATGCTTTTAACCAATTACGTTGA